TGCGGGCGGCCGTGGGGTGGTAGTCGGCCGGCCTGTGGCCGACGATGTCGCGCACCAGACGCGCCGGGTGGTGGTCGGCGAGGCGGCCCTGGCTGACGATGCGGCCGTCGCGGAGGACGGCGAAGGCGTCGGCGACCTGGTACACCTCGTCGATCCGGTGGCTGACGTAGACGATGCCGTGGCCGTGGTCGCGCAGGGCGTGCAGCACGTCGAAGAGCCGCACGCAGTCGGCCGCGGGCAGGCTGGCGGTGGGCTCGTCGAGCACGATGAGCGCGGCCCGGGCGGACAGCGCGCGAGCGAGGGCGACCAGCGAGCGCTCGGCCCGGCCTAGGTCGGCGATCCGGGCCCCGGGATCGAGCTGGCCGGCGACGATGTCCAGGGACTGGGCGCAGCGCTCCCGCACCCGCCGCCAGGAGATCAGGCCGCCGCGGCGGGGGTAGCCGGTGCCCAGGGCGATGTTCTCGGCGACCGTCATCCATCCGACGAGTCCGAGGTCCTGGTGGATGAAGGACATGTTCCGTGCGGCGGCCTCGGTGCCGAGCGGATGCCCGGCGACCGTGATCTCTCCCTCGTCGGCGCGGTGGACTCCGGCGAGGACCTGGATGAGGGTGGACTTCCCGGCGCCGTTGGGACCGAGAAGGGCGAGGATGCTGCCCCGGTGGACGTCGAGGTCGACCGAGGCCAGCGCGACGGTGCCGCCGAACCGCTTGCCGAGTCCCCGGATACGGACGAGGGGTTCCCCGGTGCGGTTCGCGGCGGAACCTGTCGAGTCAGTCGAGGCCAGGAACAGCCTCCCAGTCCATCATCGCCGCCTCGGGGGTGCCGCCGGGCGTCTCCAGGGCGCACTCGGCCCAGATGACCTTGCCGTCGGCGGTGTAGCGGGTGCCCCAGGCCTGGGCGAGCTGCGCGACCAGGAACAGGCCCCGGCCGCCCTCGTCGTAGGTGGTGGCGTGGCGCAGGTGCGGGGCGGTACTGCTGGTGTCGGAGACCTCGCAGATCAGGGTGCGGTCGTGGATCAGGCGTACCTGGATCGGTCCGCTGCCGTAGCGGACGGCGTTGGTGACCAGTTCGCTGAGCAGCAGTTCCGCGGTGAACGACACCTCGGCCAGGCCCCATTCGCTCAGGCGGCGGGTGACAGCGCCGCGGATCTCGGAGACGCGGGCCGGGTCGGCTGGCAGCGACCAGTCGGCGATCCGGTCCGGGTCCAGGGCGAGGGTGCGGGCGACCAGCAGTGCGATGTCGTCGCGGGGGTGCTCGGGCGCCACGGTCTCCAGGATCGCCCGGCAGGTGTCGTCGGGTGGGCGGTCCTTGTGGGCGAGTGCGCGGCGCAGCAGGTCGAAGGCCGTGTCGGGGTCCCGTCGGCGGTCCTCGACGAGTCCATCGGTGTAGAGGACGAGCTGGCTGCCCTCGGGGAGTTTGATCTCGGCCGATTCGAAGGGCAGGCCGCCGAGACCGAGGGGAGGGCCGGCGGGCAGGTCGGGGAAGGTCACGGTGCCGTCGGGGTCGACCAGCGCGGGCGGGAGATGGCCCGCGCGAGCCACGGTGGCCTGCTGCGAAGTGGGGTCGTAGACGGCGTACAGGCAAGTGGCGCCGATGTTGTCGCCGCCTCCGACGGTGGGCTTCTCGCCGGCCTCCTCCCGGTCCAGGCGCGCCACGAGATTGTCGAGGTGGGTGAGGATCTCGTCGGGGGCGAGGTCGAGCTCGGCGTAGTTGCGTGCGGCGGTCCGTAGCCGGCCCATCGTGACGGCGGCGTGCAGACCGTGGCCCACCACGTCGCCGACGACGAGCGCGACGCGGGTGCCGGACAGGGGGATGATGTCGAACCAGTCCCCGCCGACCTCGCTCTCGGCGGGCTGGTACCGGTGGGCGACCTCGACGGCGCTCTGTTCCGGCAGGTGGGTGGGGAGCAGGCTGCGCTGCAGCGCCAGGACCATGCTGTGCTCGCGGGTGTAGCGGCGGGCGTTGTCGATGCAGATGGCGGCGCGGGTGGCGAGTTCCTGGGCCAGGGAGCGGTCGTCGTCGCCGAAGGGAGCCGGGTACTGCGAGCGGTAGAAGCTGGCGATGCCCAGGACGACGCCGCGGGCCAGCAGCGGGGCGGCGATCAGGGAGTGGACGCCTCGGGCGACAAGGCGCTCGGCGTGCTCGGGCTGCTGGGAGATCCAGCCGGCGGCGAGCCCGAGCTCGGGTGCCAGCACCGCCTGCTCAAGGGTCAGGCACTGGTACTGGGGTGTGGCGGGCAGGGGGTCGACACGCCGGCCGACCGGGTAGAACGGGAAGTCGTCGTGGATGCCGTGCATCACCACGCGAATCATGCCGGTCTGCGGATCGGCCGCTTCCTCGCCCCGCAGGACGGCCTCGGGCAGGTCGATGGCGACGTGGTCGGCCAGCCGCGGGACGGCCATCTCGGCGAGTTCGAGCGCCGTGCGGCGTACGTCCAGGGTGGTGCCGATACGGGTGCTCGCCTCGGACAGCAGCTCCAGGCGGCGCCGGGCCGCGACGGCGTACCGCCCCACTCCGGGCTCGCCCACGAGGACCAGTCGCCGGTCGGCCGTCGTCTCGCCGACTTCGGTGCTGTCGGCGTCGGCGGGGATACGGATGGTCGCGGGCGGCCGTGCCGTGGCCGGCCGGGCGGGTGGGAGACCGAGGAGATGCCTGGGCGGCGGGACGGCGGGCCGCGGCGCGAGGTCGTGGGGTTCGCCGAGATGGCCGGGGACGGTGAGCAGCGGCAGCGGCGCCTCATGGTGCAGTACCGCCTCGACGGCGACGCCCTGCATGCCGGACGGGCCCGTCACCACATCGCTGACGAGCGTCAGCCGCCGACCGTCGGTGAGGGTCACCTCGACCGCGGCCCGCTGGTCGGCGGAGATCAGCTCGGCGGCCTTCTCCCTGAGGATCGTCTGGTCGCGCCGGTTCAGTCCGCTCCGGGCCAGTTCGTCCACGCCGATCGACTCTCCGTCGATGAGCCGGTCACCGGCCTCCGCGCCCCGTTTGGTATCCAGGTACGCCCGCAGGAGAGCGCGCTCGCGCGCCGAGTTCTGCTCCAGGAGCCTGTGCTCGATGGCGTCGGCGGCCTTGCCGATCAGGAGGTCCATGACCGGGTTCGCCTCGGCGCGCGGACAGGCGAAAGAGAGGACGCCCTCGATGCGTCCGCTCAGCAGGTCCCGGATCGGAATTGCGGTACAGGCGTTCCCCTGACCCCGTTCGGCGAAGTGCTCCGCGCCATGGATGCGGCACAGCCGCCGTTCCGCGAGAGCGGTACCGATGCCGTTCGTCCCGGCGACCCGCTCGGCGAACACGAACCCCGGGACGACCTGGAAGGGCGGCAGTCGCCTGGCCAGGGACCGCTCCCCGAAGCGGCGCGCGAGCACCATCCCCTCGGCGTCGGCGAGGCCGATGTTCATCCGGCTGCCCGCGAACCTGTTCTCCAGCCGGTCGAGGACCGGATCGGCCGCGCGGACGAGACGGGCCTCCGGATCGAAGTCCTGTCGATAGGGGAGCTCCATCCGGTCCGGGGAGAGCCCCAGCAGTCGGCAGCGTTGCCAGGAGTTCAGGATCAGACTCCGCACACCGCTTTCCACCGGCCCGCCCTGCAGAAAGTGCTCGCGGATACGGGCGAGGTCGATGCCGCCTTCAGCGACCCCCATGTGCATCACTCCCCTCACCGGATCGCCGCTGGGCTGTCGTGTCACCCCCTTCAGGAAGGGGTCCGCGCCTTAGGCAATTTTAGAACTTCTCTTGACAAAAGCGGGCTAATTACCTATTTCGCGGCGGTGGGTCAAGGGGCCCGGGGCCCGGGGGCTGGGGGTTGGGGGTTTGGGGGGCGGGGACCGGGGCCGGTAGGCCGGGCCATTGGGGCTCGCGCAGGTCGGGGTGGTCAGATTGGTTGCCCTCTGTGGGTGGCCGGGTGCCGCTGGCCTTGCGCGCGCAAGGATTACAGGCGCTGCATACGCGCGAGCGCACTGCGGCCGGTGGCCGGGTGTCTGTTGCTCGGCGCTGCCGGTGGGCGGGGCAGGGCGGACTGGGCGGGGCCGGATCGGCCGGGTCGGGCGGCCGGATCGGGCAGGGCGGGATGGCCGCGGCGTTGTGCCGCGGCGCGGTGGTCGCCGCCGACATGGCGGTCGGGGCGGCCGTGTCGGGGTGAGTGGGTGATGGGGGCGGAGCGTCTGTGTCGGGCCGAGTGGGCGATGCGGTTGAACCGCCCGCGTCGGCCCGGGTGGGCGATGCGGTCGAGGGCTTCGTGACCGGTCCCGTCGTCGATGCGATCGAACCGCCCGCGTTGCCGACTCCGCCCGCTTTGTGACGCCGGCCGCGTCGGTCCGGCTGGGCGATGCGGTCGAGGGGTTCGTGCTGGGCCCCGTCACCGGTGTGATCAACCCGCCCGCCGCCCCGCCCACCCGTCCAGCCGACCCGCCCGCCTTGCCGACCCCGCCCGCCCCGGCCGACTGGACGGCCGCGAGGGCGATGGACAGGGCGGCTCGGGCGTCCCCGCCGGTGACCGACGGCGTGCGGCCCGTGCGGACACTGTCGGCGAAGTCGGCGAGTCCCGCGACGTACGCGTCGCGGAAGAGGTCCTGGTCGTAGGTGACGCACTCGGCGGCGACGCCACCGGAGCCGTAGGCCGTCAGATGGGTGCGGCGGATGTCGCCCATCGTCAGCATGCCGGCTGAGCCGAAGACCTCGCCGCGGACGTCGTAGCCATCGGCGCTCCACAGGCCGATACCGCCAGTCCGGCGGCCTTTTTCACGTTGCGTGCGGAGTTGATGTCCCGGTCGAGGAGGGCTCCGCAGGCGGGGCAGGTCCATTCCCGGATGTGGAGGGGCTTGGGTCCATCCACGTGGTCGCAGTACGAGCAGGTCTGACTGGTCGGCACGAAACGGCCGAAGCGCGCACGGCGTCGTTGAACACGACGCGGGCGCACCCGAACGCCCGTGCCAATGCGCCGCGTTGGGTGTGATTCGGGTACAGGCGAAAGCTGTACCGAAGCTGCATGAGAGCCACTGTACGTACTTGGGCTACGGGAGAGATCAGGAGAGCAGACCGCGCCTGGCGGAACTCGCCGTCGGCCGGGCCATCGCCCGGATGGAGGGGGAGGCGGCGCCGGGCCCCGAGACCGTCATCGCGCCGCGACTCGTGGTCCGCTCGACCACGGCGGCGCCGCGCCGGGCCCTGTCGTAACTCCCGTCGTCCGCCCGCGGGACGGGCCGGGCGTCGCCCGGCAGGCGCGAGGTCGACAACAGGGCCCAGGGCCCCGGGCTGAGGGCCCGGGGCTGAGGGGATCACCCGGACGGCGCCGACCGGATTGCGTCGGGCGCCGACGCGCGGCAGGGCGCGGGCGCTCTTATGCTGGAGGTTCAGGACCTTGCGGCCCGTGTCCCATGGCACTGCCGTGACCTGCGGCTTCTGTGCAGTCGCGCCGTAGGCGGACACATGTTCATCCCGCACTCGTGCTCACACGGGCGTGCACACACGCTCGTGCTCAGAGTTGCGGAACGTGGCCTCGCATGGTGGGGAGTCACTCCATGACGCATTCCCGAATACGTTTGCGTCGGGCGGCCGCGACGGCCGCCGCGGCAGGAATGTTCGCACTGCCGATCGCGGGCGTGGCCGGGTGCGGTGGCCCCGCCGCGCCGGCGAAACCGTCGCCGTCCGTTTCCACATCGGCGTCCCCGGACGAGGTCCGTGACATCACCCCTGACGTGACGCAGCAACTCGACACCGTCGTCCAGCGGATCATGCGGGAGGCGAACATCCCGGGTGTGACCGTAGGACTGTGGACGCCCGACGGCAACTATGTGCGGTCCTTCGGGCTCGCCGACCAGAGCAACGGCCAGGCCATGTCGCCGAATCTGTACATGCGGATCGGGAGCGTGACCAAGACGTTCACCGTGACGGCGCTGCTGCAGTTGGTCGACCGGCACAAGGTGAGCCTGGACGATCCGATCGGGAAGTACGTCGAAGGCGTACCCAACGGAAGCAAGATCACCCTGCGCGAGCTGGCCGGGATGCGCAGCGGCCTGTTCAACTACTCCAACGACGAGGCCTTCTACGAGGCGCTGACGAACGATCCACACCAGCCGTTCACCCCGCAGGAGTTGCTCGGCTACGCCTTCCAGCACCATGTGCTGTTCCCGCCGGGAAAGAAGTTCGAGTACTCCAACACCAACCTCATCCTGCTCGGCCTCGTCATCGAGAAGGTCACCGGTCAGCAACTGCACGATCACATCAAGAAGGACGTCCTTGAACCGACCGGCCTGGACCACACGCTCCTGCCGGTCGACGCCACGTTCCCGACCCCGCACGCGCAGGGATACACGACCCAGACCGCGAACGGGGACGTCCAGGACGCGGCCGACTGGAACCCCTCATGGGCCTGGGCGGCCGGCGCGATGATCTCCAATCTGCAGGACCTGCGCGTATGGGCGCGTACGGTGGCCACGGGCAAACTGCCCGGCGGCGGCGACCTGATCAGTCCCGACCTGCAGAAGCAGCGGCTCACC
The Streptomyces sp. CGMCC 4.7035 DNA segment above includes these coding regions:
- a CDS encoding sugar ABC transporter ATP-binding protein; this encodes MASTDSTGSAANRTGEPLVRIRGLGKRFGGTVALASVDLDVHRGSILALLGPNGAGKSTLIQVLAGVHRADEGEITVAGHPLGTEAAARNMSFIHQDLGLVGWMTVAENIALGTGYPRRGGLISWRRVRERCAQSLDIVAGQLDPGARIADLGRAERSLVALARALSARAALIVLDEPTASLPAADCVRLFDVLHALRDHGHGIVYVSHRIDEVYQVADAFAVLRDGRIVSQGRLADHHPARLVRDIVGHRPADYHPTAARTDGSVLLRLDDVRTESAGPVSLGLRSGEILGMVGLTGAGHLGLGRALAGSRPILDGRVLLDGRPYHPRTVTDAVDAGVGFVTNDRVEEGCLPDLTVRENFLPNPGAEGLRALHWISPGRERAKAAALVGRYAVRPRDTEAHIATLSGGNQQKVMVGRWLRLNRRLLILEEPTAGIDVGAKAAIYRLLDDALTAGVAVLLISTDFEEIANVCHRALVFVRGAVTAELTGDSLTVAKLTRTASAMPAITGTATER
- a CDS encoding SpoIIE family protein phosphatase, giving the protein MGVAEGGIDLARIREHFLQGGPVESGVRSLILNSWQRCRLLGLSPDRMELPYRQDFDPEARLVRAADPVLDRLENRFAGSRMNIGLADAEGMVLARRFGERSLARRLPPFQVVPGFVFAERVAGTNGIGTALAERRLCRIHGAEHFAERGQGNACTAIPIRDLLSGRIEGVLSFACPRAEANPVMDLLIGKAADAIEHRLLEQNSARERALLRAYLDTKRGAEAGDRLIDGESIGVDELARSGLNRRDQTILREKAAELISADQRAAVEVTLTDGRRLTLVSDVVTGPSGMQGVAVEAVLHHEAPLPLLTVPGHLGEPHDLAPRPAVPPPRHLLGLPPARPATARPPATIRIPADADSTEVGETTADRRLVLVGEPGVGRYAVAARRRLELLSEASTRIGTTLDVRRTALELAEMAVPRLADHVAIDLPEAVLRGEEAADPQTGMIRVVMHGIHDDFPFYPVGRRVDPLPATPQYQCLTLEQAVLAPELGLAAGWISQQPEHAERLVARGVHSLIAAPLLARGVVLGIASFYRSQYPAPFGDDDRSLAQELATRAAICIDNARRYTREHSMVLALQRSLLPTHLPEQSAVEVAHRYQPAESEVGGDWFDIIPLSGTRVALVVGDVVGHGLHAAVTMGRLRTAARNYAELDLAPDEILTHLDNLVARLDREEAGEKPTVGGGDNIGATCLYAVYDPTSQQATVARAGHLPPALVDPDGTVTFPDLPAGPPLGLGGLPFESAEIKLPEGSQLVLYTDGLVEDRRRDPDTAFDLLRRALAHKDRPPDDTCRAILETVAPEHPRDDIALLVARTLALDPDRIADWSLPADPARVSEIRGAVTRRLSEWGLAEVSFTAELLLSELVTNAVRYGSGPIQVRLIHDRTLICEVSDTSSTAPHLRHATTYDEGGRGLFLVAQLAQAWGTRYTADGKVIWAECALETPGGTPEAAMMDWEAVPGLD
- a CDS encoding zinc ribbon domain-containing protein; its protein translation is MRPRRVQRRRARFGRFVPTSQTCSYCDHVDGPKPLHIREWTCPACGALLDRDINSARNVKKAAGLAVSACGAPMATTSAARSSAQPAC
- a CDS encoding serine hydrolase domain-containing protein: MTHSRIRLRRAAATAAAAGMFALPIAGVAGCGGPAAPAKPSPSVSTSASPDEVRDITPDVTQQLDTVVQRIMREANIPGVTVGLWTPDGNYVRSFGLADQSNGQAMSPNLYMRIGSVTKTFTVTALLQLVDRHKVSLDDPIGKYVEGVPNGSKITLRELAGMRSGLFNYSNDEAFYEALTNDPHQPFTPQELLGYAFQHHVLFPPGKKFEYSNTNLILLGLVIEKVTGQQLHDHIKKDVLEPTGLDHTLLPVDATFPTPHAQGYTTQTANGDVQDAADWNPSWAWAAGAMISNLQDLRVWARTVATGKLPGGGDLISPDLQKQRLTTPPTPVPGIGYGLGIFSVQGWIGHNGSLPGYESLVVYLPSARATLVVLLNTDIDHDNQEPTTLLGEEITKIVTPGHVFNMPAEPAAR